A window from Mycobacterium saskatchewanense encodes these proteins:
- a CDS encoding enoyl-CoA hydratase/isomerase family protein: MSHEADPPGADGSVTVSRDGAVLRITLDRTSRRNSLTQLMIGTLVDALTDAAVDDSLRAIHLRGAGDHFCAGVDWVSINSHGGSRPRAGDLVRRIPHAAHRVIELVGTVQLPVVCSVRGWAAGFGCNLALAADFSVAATDAVFWEPFISRGFSPDSGSTWLLPRLVGLARARRMLLLGEKVSGTDAANWGLIHHAVAHSGLDDAAEELLDRLANGPTAAIGLAKQAMAFGQHATLPQSLAQELFNLELTCRTGDFKEGLDAFRQRRTPKFEGR, from the coding sequence GTGAGTCACGAGGCCGACCCGCCGGGGGCCGACGGCTCGGTGACCGTGTCCCGCGACGGCGCGGTTCTACGAATCACACTTGATCGCACATCGCGCCGTAATTCGCTGACGCAGTTGATGATTGGCACGCTGGTGGATGCGCTCACCGACGCCGCCGTCGACGACTCCTTGCGAGCCATTCACCTGCGCGGCGCCGGCGACCACTTTTGCGCCGGCGTGGATTGGGTGAGCATCAACTCCCACGGCGGCTCGCGTCCCCGCGCCGGCGATCTCGTGCGGCGCATTCCGCACGCCGCCCATCGCGTGATCGAACTCGTCGGAACCGTCCAACTGCCCGTGGTCTGTAGCGTGCGGGGGTGGGCCGCCGGGTTCGGCTGCAATCTCGCACTGGCGGCCGATTTCTCCGTGGCCGCAACTGATGCCGTGTTCTGGGAACCTTTCATAAGCCGTGGCTTCAGCCCGGATTCGGGGTCCACCTGGTTGCTGCCCCGGCTGGTCGGCCTCGCCCGCGCCAGGCGGATGCTGCTCCTCGGCGAGAAGGTGAGCGGAACAGATGCGGCCAACTGGGGCCTGATCCATCACGCGGTGGCACACTCGGGGCTCGACGACGCCGCCGAGGAGTTGCTGGACAGGCTTGCGAACGGGCCGACGGCGGCGATCGGGCTCGCCAAGCAGGCGATGGCGTTCGGTCAGCACGCGACGCTGCCTCAATCACTGGCACAAGAGCTGTTTAACCTCGAATTGACTTGCCGCACCGGCGACTTCAAAGAGGGTTTGGATGCTTTTCGCCAGCGGCGCACACCGAAGTTCGAGGGCCGATGA
- a CDS encoding class I adenylate-forming enzyme family protein: MSTDGTVGAALRHQAGARADHPLLVCDDNRISYAEADRRSAALARGLIAQGAGKGTHVGLLYPNGPEFVVGMFAAARIGAVVIPFSTFATPRELREQLVHADVEILLAAASFRSHDYVRRLAEVVSDPEFDSGGRLFVTATPQLRQVGISHDRDAVRRVRDIEGIYRLGGAVPVELLAAMEEDVADCDPLAIVYTSGSTSAPKGVVHTHGALLGHQRNLNRIRGLTPADKLFCNSPFFWIGGFAFGLLATLVAGSTLLCSNAAEFAATLDLLEAEKPTTANGFAAGIAHLARDPSFGDRDLSSLRRGNLYPIMAPDSRPADPELRHNMLGMTEAGSVVLLGDDESDQPETRRGSFGKPAPGFETLLVERDASGVGELCIRGPYVMQRYHKRSREECFDADGWFHTGDLVRIDADGFFYFVGRRGAMIKTAGANVAAAEVEKAIVKVTGATAYVVGLPDPERGQLVAAVIVVPEGSDFDAAEMREMLKPELSAYKIPKRIIAVSRADVPLLSSGKVDLPGLRTLFDA, encoded by the coding sequence ATGTCTACTGACGGCACGGTCGGCGCGGCCCTGCGGCATCAGGCGGGAGCCCGAGCGGACCACCCACTCCTGGTCTGTGACGACAACCGCATCAGCTACGCCGAGGCCGATCGCCGCTCGGCTGCGCTCGCCCGCGGGCTCATCGCCCAGGGCGCCGGCAAGGGCACGCACGTCGGACTGCTGTATCCCAACGGGCCCGAGTTCGTCGTCGGCATGTTTGCGGCGGCGCGGATCGGCGCGGTGGTCATCCCGTTCTCTACCTTCGCGACCCCCCGCGAGTTGCGGGAGCAACTGGTGCACGCCGACGTCGAGATCCTGTTGGCCGCCGCGTCGTTCCGCTCACACGATTACGTGCGCCGCCTGGCCGAAGTGGTCTCGGACCCGGAGTTCGATTCCGGCGGGCGGTTGTTCGTCACCGCCACACCTCAACTACGCCAGGTCGGCATCAGTCACGACCGCGACGCGGTGCGCCGCGTGCGCGACATCGAAGGGATCTACCGGCTCGGCGGCGCCGTACCCGTGGAACTGTTGGCGGCGATGGAGGAGGACGTCGCCGACTGCGACCCGCTGGCGATCGTGTACACGTCGGGCTCGACCAGCGCCCCCAAGGGAGTGGTGCACACGCACGGCGCCCTGCTCGGACATCAGCGCAACCTCAACCGGATTCGCGGGTTGACGCCCGCGGACAAGTTATTCTGCAATTCGCCGTTCTTCTGGATCGGCGGGTTCGCGTTCGGGCTGCTCGCCACGCTTGTCGCCGGGTCGACGCTGCTGTGCTCCAACGCCGCCGAGTTCGCCGCGACACTCGATCTCCTCGAAGCCGAAAAGCCCACCACCGCCAATGGTTTCGCCGCCGGGATCGCTCACCTTGCCCGTGACCCCAGCTTCGGTGACCGTGACCTTTCGTCCCTGCGGCGGGGCAACCTGTACCCGATCATGGCGCCGGATTCCCGGCCCGCCGACCCGGAGCTGCGCCACAACATGCTCGGCATGACCGAAGCGGGCAGCGTCGTGCTGCTCGGCGACGACGAATCGGATCAACCGGAAACGCGGCGTGGATCTTTTGGGAAGCCTGCACCGGGCTTCGAAACCTTGCTCGTGGAGCGGGATGCCTCGGGAGTGGGCGAGCTGTGCATCCGCGGCCCCTACGTGATGCAGCGGTATCACAAACGCAGCCGCGAGGAATGTTTCGACGCCGACGGCTGGTTCCACACCGGTGACCTGGTGCGCATCGATGCTGACGGATTCTTCTACTTCGTCGGCAGGCGCGGTGCGATGATCAAGACGGCGGGTGCCAACGTCGCGGCCGCCGAGGTCGAGAAGGCCATCGTCAAGGTCACCGGCGCGACCGCGTACGTCGTGGGCCTTCCCGACCCCGAACGCGGGCAGTTGGTGGCGGCGGTCATCGTCGTCCCGGAAGGCTCGGATTTCGACGCGGCAGAGATGCGGGAGATGCTCAAGCCCGAGCTGTCCGCCTACAAGATCCCCAAGCGGATCATCGCCGTGTCCCGCGCCGACGTACCACTGCTGTCCAGCGGGAAGGTGGATCTGCCGGGACTGAGGACCTTGTTCGATGCGTGA
- a CDS encoding enoyl-CoA hydratase/isomerase family protein, with the protein MTVPAFQTITYDVDGHTATITLNRPDALNALSPHMITELRTAYDAAENDDNVWLLVVTGTGRAFCTGADVKAIPGDGKVIYERPYLSTYEQWEAPQEGTPPFRRMAKPVLAAVNGLCCGAGLDWVTTSDIVIASDRATFFDPHVSIGLVAGRELVRLARVLPRSVALRMALMGKHERMGVERALELGLISEIVEHDKLMERAREIARIVNSNAPLAVRGTRLAILKGLDLPLHEAEMLAETFRERVLRTEDALEGPKAFVEKRPPDWKCR; encoded by the coding sequence ATGACCGTTCCCGCGTTCCAGACCATCACTTACGACGTCGACGGGCACACCGCCACCATCACGCTGAACCGACCGGACGCCTTGAACGCCCTGAGCCCACACATGATCACCGAACTTCGAACCGCCTACGACGCGGCCGAAAACGACGACAACGTGTGGTTGCTCGTCGTCACCGGCACCGGCCGCGCGTTCTGCACCGGGGCGGACGTCAAGGCCATTCCCGGCGACGGCAAGGTGATCTACGAACGGCCATACCTGTCGACGTACGAGCAGTGGGAGGCACCTCAGGAGGGAACTCCCCCGTTTCGGCGGATGGCCAAGCCGGTCCTGGCCGCGGTCAACGGCCTGTGCTGTGGCGCGGGGCTGGACTGGGTCACCACCTCCGACATCGTCATCGCCTCTGACCGTGCGACGTTCTTCGATCCCCATGTCAGCATTGGCCTGGTGGCCGGACGCGAGCTGGTGCGGCTGGCCCGGGTGCTCCCCCGATCGGTCGCCCTGCGGATGGCGTTGATGGGCAAGCACGAGCGCATGGGCGTCGAACGCGCCCTGGAGCTAGGCCTGATCAGCGAGATCGTCGAACACGACAAACTCATGGAGCGGGCCCGTGAGATCGCCCGCATCGTGAACTCCAATGCACCGCTGGCCGTGCGGGGGACGCGGCTGGCCATTCTGAAGGGTCTCGACCTGCCGCTGCACGAAGCCGAGATGCTCGCCGAAACCTTTCGCGAACGCGTCCTGAGGACCGAGGACGCGCTGGAGGGTCCCAAGGCATTCGTCGAGAAGCGGCCCCCCGATTGGAAATGTCGGTGA
- a CDS encoding SDR family NAD(P)-dependent oxidoreductase, producing the protein MDLGLANAAAAVIGGSRGMGLATARCLAEEGARVAVIGRTRAALDSAVTELTGRGSREALGLSADIGDARAVDGVFAELAERWDGELNVLVNTVGPGAPGAFEELTDDQWRRSVEDGVMGMVRCVRSALPLLRKARWARIVNFSAHSTQRQSVMLPAYTAAKAMLTSVSKNLSLLLAKDEILVNVVSPGSIASESLVAWAKSVGVDGDDPYRLMDAIAEHFGHPAQMPRAGLPEEVGPVAVFLASRRNSYMTGANINVDGGSDFT; encoded by the coding sequence GTGGACCTCGGGCTGGCAAACGCCGCCGCGGCCGTGATCGGTGGTAGCCGCGGAATGGGTCTCGCGACGGCCCGCTGTCTCGCCGAAGAAGGCGCCCGGGTGGCGGTCATCGGCCGCACCCGCGCCGCACTCGACTCGGCCGTGACGGAGTTGACCGGTCGCGGTAGCCGGGAGGCGCTCGGCCTCAGCGCCGACATCGGCGACGCGCGCGCGGTCGACGGCGTGTTCGCCGAACTTGCCGAGCGGTGGGACGGCGAACTGAACGTTCTCGTCAATACGGTCGGTCCGGGTGCGCCGGGAGCCTTCGAGGAGCTGACCGACGACCAGTGGCGCCGATCCGTAGAAGACGGTGTGATGGGCATGGTGCGCTGCGTACGTTCGGCGCTTCCGCTGCTACGCAAGGCCCGCTGGGCCCGCATCGTCAACTTCTCGGCTCACTCCACCCAACGGCAGAGCGTCATGCTGCCCGCCTACACCGCGGCCAAGGCGATGCTGACGAGCGTCTCGAAGAACCTCTCCCTGCTGCTGGCCAAGGACGAGATCCTGGTCAACGTCGTCTCGCCCGGCAGCATTGCGTCGGAATCGCTGGTCGCGTGGGCGAAGTCGGTCGGAGTCGATGGGGACGACCCCTATCGCCTGATGGACGCCATCGCCGAGCACTTCGGTCATCCAGCCCAGATGCCCCGCGCGGGTCTGCCTGAAGAGGTCGGGCCGGTTGCCGTTTTCCTGGCGTCGCGACGCAACTCCTACATGACCGGCGCCAACATCAACGTCGACGGGGGTTCCGACTTCACCTGA
- a CDS encoding GntR family transcriptional regulator, whose amino-acid sequence MSVPDFAVRPQLSDDVARLIRTRVFDGTYAAGTFIRLDQLAAELGISVTPVREALFALRAEGLIDQQPRRGFVVLPVTGRDVTDVANVQAHVGGELAARAATNITEAQLRELKEIQARLEEAYAGDDGERTVRLNHEFHRAINVAADSPKLAQLMSQITRYAPESVFPTIAGWPEQSIKDHRRILSALNRHDAGMARAAMSEHLAAGAVPLIDHLTARGVVVVDGDHP is encoded by the coding sequence ATGAGCGTCCCGGACTTCGCCGTCCGCCCACAGCTTTCGGACGACGTCGCGCGCCTGATCCGCACCAGGGTGTTCGACGGCACCTATGCCGCCGGGACGTTCATCCGCCTGGATCAACTGGCCGCGGAGCTGGGGATCAGCGTCACACCGGTGCGCGAAGCGCTCTTCGCGCTCCGCGCGGAAGGCCTGATAGACCAACAGCCGCGCCGTGGATTCGTGGTCTTGCCGGTGACCGGCCGCGACGTCACCGACGTCGCGAACGTGCAGGCCCATGTCGGCGGGGAACTGGCCGCACGCGCGGCGACCAATATCACCGAGGCGCAGCTGCGCGAGCTCAAGGAGATTCAGGCGCGTCTGGAGGAGGCGTACGCCGGTGACGACGGCGAGCGAACGGTCCGCCTGAATCACGAGTTCCACCGAGCGATCAATGTCGCCGCGGACTCACCCAAGCTCGCACAACTGATGTCACAGATCACCCGATACGCACCGGAATCGGTGTTCCCCACCATCGCGGGGTGGCCGGAACAGTCAATCAAGGACCATAGGCGGATTTTGTCGGCGCTGAATCGGCATGATGCGGGGATGGCGCGTGCGGCGATGTCCGAACATCTTGCCGCGGGGGCCGTTCCGTTGATCGACCACCTGACCGCGCGCGGGGTGGTCGTCGTCGACGGCGACCATCCTTGA
- a CDS encoding TetR/AcrR family transcriptional regulator: MEVPSVAKQATADKRQRRERGSINPDDIITGAFELAEQVSIDNLSMPLLGKHLGVGVTSIYWYFRKKDDLLNAMTDRALSKYVFATPYVEASDWRESLRNHARSMRKTFLGNPILCDLILIRAALSPKAARLGAQEMERAIANLVEAGLSPEDAFDTYSAMSLHVRGSVVLHRLSEKNQSPDSESRTFEDTMAIDPGSTPLLAQVTGQGHRIGAPDETNFEYGLDCILDHAGHLIERGAKAAAPSRQRRATKSPVQRGRSRAPAPK, from the coding sequence ATGGAGGTGCCCTCAGTGGCCAAGCAGGCGACGGCCGACAAGCGTCAACGACGCGAGCGTGGGTCCATCAATCCCGACGACATCATCACTGGCGCATTCGAACTCGCGGAGCAGGTGTCGATAGACAACCTGAGCATGCCCCTGCTGGGCAAGCACCTGGGTGTCGGGGTCACCAGCATCTACTGGTACTTCCGCAAGAAAGACGATCTCCTCAACGCGATGACCGACCGCGCCTTGAGCAAGTACGTGTTCGCCACCCCCTACGTCGAAGCCAGCGATTGGCGCGAGTCGCTGCGCAATCACGCGCGCTCGATGCGGAAGACGTTCCTGGGCAACCCCATTCTGTGCGACCTGATTCTGATCCGGGCGGCGCTCAGCCCGAAGGCGGCGAGACTGGGCGCTCAGGAGATGGAGCGGGCGATCGCCAACCTGGTGGAGGCGGGCCTGTCGCCCGAGGACGCCTTCGACACGTACTCGGCGATGTCGCTGCACGTTCGCGGGTCGGTGGTGCTGCACCGGCTGTCGGAGAAGAATCAATCGCCGGACAGCGAATCGCGCACCTTTGAAGACACGATGGCGATCGATCCGGGAAGCACCCCGCTGCTTGCCCAGGTGACCGGGCAGGGACACCGCATCGGGGCCCCGGACGAAACCAACTTCGAATACGGCCTGGACTGCATCCTCGACCACGCCGGCCATCTGATCGAGAGGGGCGCCAAAGCCGCTGCACCCTCCCGCCAGCGGCGAGCGACCAAGTCACCCGTTCAGCGCGGAAGAAGCCGGGCGCCCGCTCCGAAGTGA
- a CDS encoding class I adenylate-forming enzyme family protein — translation MRETVDRLVRSQAADYGAKPMVIDPATRIGYRELDTTTHDLAAVFVEAGVGKATRVAVIMPNGVRWVQVAIALTRIGAVLVPLSTLLAPGELVAQLRTAAVQCVVSVEEFRGRRYLDDLRAVPRTELPALRHVWAVDRPPAAGTDGRARRMVDALAATVTPADALAIVFTSGSSGAPKGVMHSHGSALGAVQAGLAARCITADTRLYVPMPFFWVGGLASGILSALLAGATLVTEEVPRPDTTLRLLKAERVTLFRGWPDQADALARHASAVGADLPALHPGSLQALLPPDQRAEPGARAALFGMTEAFGPYCGYPADTDMPPAAWGSCGKPFAGTEVRIVDPDSGEPAAPGAAGAIQIRGPHTLRGICGRSREELFTADGFYNTGDLGHLDEEGFLFYHGRSDDMFKVSGATVYPGEVERALRTIAGVGNAFVTNVPGPGGQRVGAAVVCGGPLDVDALRAAGRKLLSTFKVPTMWLLLESEDEVPRGATGKVDVHGLREMLMDANRPQGTRVQG, via the coding sequence ATGCGTGAAACGGTCGACCGGCTGGTGCGGTCGCAGGCCGCCGATTACGGTGCCAAACCGATGGTGATCGACCCGGCGACCCGAATCGGCTATCGCGAGTTGGACACGACCACCCACGATTTGGCCGCGGTGTTCGTCGAAGCGGGTGTCGGCAAGGCCACCCGCGTTGCGGTGATCATGCCCAACGGTGTCCGCTGGGTTCAGGTGGCCATCGCACTTACGCGCATTGGCGCCGTGTTGGTTCCATTGAGCACGCTGCTGGCACCCGGCGAACTGGTGGCTCAACTACGGACCGCCGCGGTGCAGTGTGTGGTGAGCGTCGAGGAATTCCGGGGCCGCCGCTACCTGGACGACCTCCGGGCGGTGCCACGGACGGAGCTTCCGGCGTTACGCCACGTCTGGGCGGTCGACCGGCCGCCGGCCGCAGGCACCGACGGACGCGCGCGACGGATGGTCGATGCCCTGGCCGCAACCGTCACTCCGGCCGACGCGCTGGCAATCGTCTTCACGTCGGGTAGCAGCGGGGCACCCAAGGGGGTCATGCATTCCCACGGCAGCGCGCTGGGCGCCGTGCAGGCGGGACTCGCAGCGCGGTGCATCACGGCCGACACCCGCCTGTATGTGCCGATGCCGTTTTTCTGGGTCGGTGGCCTGGCTAGCGGGATACTGTCCGCGCTGCTGGCCGGTGCCACACTGGTGACCGAGGAAGTCCCGCGGCCCGACACGACGCTGCGGCTACTGAAGGCCGAGCGCGTCACGCTGTTCCGCGGCTGGCCCGATCAAGCCGACGCGCTGGCCCGGCACGCGAGTGCCGTCGGCGCCGACCTGCCCGCCTTGCATCCGGGCAGTCTGCAAGCCCTGCTGCCCCCCGACCAGCGCGCCGAGCCGGGAGCCCGCGCCGCCCTGTTCGGCATGACGGAGGCGTTCGGACCGTACTGCGGGTATCCGGCCGACACGGACATGCCTCCGGCGGCGTGGGGCAGCTGCGGAAAGCCGTTCGCAGGCACGGAGGTTCGCATCGTCGACCCCGACAGCGGCGAACCTGCCGCACCGGGCGCCGCAGGAGCGATTCAGATTCGGGGACCGCACACGTTGCGCGGCATCTGCGGCCGCAGTCGCGAAGAGCTGTTCACCGCCGACGGCTTCTATAACACCGGCGATTTGGGTCACCTCGACGAAGAGGGGTTCCTGTTTTACCACGGCCGATCCGACGACATGTTCAAGGTCAGCGGCGCAACCGTCTATCCCGGCGAAGTGGAGCGGGCGCTGCGCACCATCGCGGGCGTCGGCAACGCCTTCGTCACCAATGTGCCAGGTCCGGGGGGCCAACGAGTGGGTGCAGCGGTGGTGTGTGGCGGCCCGCTCGACGTCGACGCACTCAGGGCGGCCGGCCGAAAACTGCTGAGCACCTTCAAGGTCCCGACGATGTGGCTGCTGCTCGAGTCTGAAGACGAGGTTCCGCGGGGCGCCACGGGAAAGGTGGATGTGCACGGGCTGCGGGAGATGCTGATGGACGCGAACCGGCCTCAGGGGACCCGCGTCCAGGGCTGA
- a CDS encoding class I adenylate-forming enzyme family protein has protein sequence MARHPLSGRIADVLSLRPDSQAIEFEGQWISLRRVGELARSVASLAAEQNAGIGILLRNRPGHVAAFLGVLLAGGTVVVINPGRGDDRARADIAALRLPLIVGEGDDLSALVSEADTATVPIPPRLDGAPRAVSPPPAGSASRGGVAVRMLTSGTTGPPKRIDLGYDALARSVMGPDFERTKAPTEVRRGIAIVNSPLVHIGGVFRVLQCFVEARPFALLERFELTAWADAVRRHRPRAVSLVPAALRTVLHSDLTRADLAGVRAVTCGTAPLSADDADAFTEKYGIPVLTSYAATEFGGGVAGWTLPDHKRHWEAKRGSVGRAQPGARLRVVDDSGRPIGPGEVGLLEVKPAQLGPSVEWMRTADLAHIDADGFVWIVGRADQAIIRGGFKVMPDEVRGALEGHPAVAGAAVVGRPDARLGATPVAMVELREDASTDAGALTEYLRSRLAGYEIPARIAIVDTIPRTPSGKADLGAVKRFFDAPTNEHVY, from the coding sequence ATGGCCCGCCACCCACTCAGCGGGCGGATCGCCGACGTCCTGAGTCTGCGGCCGGACTCCCAGGCAATCGAGTTTGAGGGGCAATGGATCTCGTTGCGCCGCGTTGGTGAGCTGGCTCGCTCCGTCGCATCCCTGGCCGCCGAGCAGAACGCAGGCATCGGCATACTGCTGCGCAACCGGCCGGGTCACGTGGCGGCCTTTCTCGGCGTGCTGCTGGCCGGCGGCACCGTCGTCGTCATCAACCCTGGCCGCGGCGACGACCGCGCCCGGGCCGATATCGCCGCGCTCCGGCTGCCGCTGATCGTGGGCGAGGGCGACGATCTTTCGGCACTCGTCTCGGAGGCCGACACCGCAACGGTGCCGATCCCCCCTCGCCTCGACGGCGCCCCGCGCGCGGTGTCACCACCCCCGGCCGGGTCCGCTTCGCGGGGCGGCGTCGCAGTGCGGATGCTGACCAGCGGGACGACCGGTCCGCCCAAGCGGATCGACCTCGGCTACGACGCGCTCGCGCGCAGCGTGATGGGCCCCGACTTCGAGCGCACCAAAGCGCCGACCGAGGTACGGCGTGGCATCGCGATCGTCAACTCGCCGCTGGTCCACATCGGCGGCGTGTTCCGGGTATTGCAATGCTTCGTCGAGGCGAGACCGTTTGCCCTCCTCGAACGATTCGAACTCACGGCGTGGGCCGACGCGGTGCGCAGGCACCGGCCCCGCGCGGTGTCCCTGGTACCGGCCGCGTTGCGGACCGTTCTGCATTCCGACTTGACGCGAGCGGACCTGGCGGGCGTTCGAGCCGTCACGTGCGGAACCGCGCCGCTTTCGGCCGACGACGCCGACGCGTTCACCGAGAAGTACGGCATTCCCGTGCTGACCTCCTACGCCGCAACGGAATTCGGGGGCGGGGTGGCCGGCTGGACCCTTCCCGACCACAAGCGGCACTGGGAGGCCAAACGAGGCAGCGTCGGCCGCGCCCAGCCGGGCGCCCGGCTCCGGGTGGTCGACGACTCCGGCCGACCGATCGGACCCGGCGAGGTGGGCCTGCTGGAGGTCAAGCCGGCGCAACTGGGACCGTCGGTGGAGTGGATGCGCACCGCGGACCTGGCGCATATCGACGCCGACGGCTTCGTCTGGATCGTCGGTCGGGCCGACCAGGCAATCATCCGCGGCGGTTTCAAGGTGATGCCCGACGAGGTGCGCGGCGCGCTGGAGGGCCATCCCGCGGTGGCCGGGGCCGCCGTAGTGGGCCGTCCGGACGCGCGTCTGGGTGCGACGCCGGTCGCCATGGTCGAGCTGCGCGAGGACGCCAGCACCGATGCCGGCGCGCTGACCGAGTACCTCCGGTCGCGGCTGGCTGGCTACGAGATTCCGGCGCGGATCGCGATCGTCGACACAATCCCGCGGACGCCGTCCGGCAAGGCCGACCTCGGCGCGGTCAAGCGGTTCTTCGATGCACCCACCAACGAGCATGTCTACTGA
- a CDS encoding enoyl-CoA hydratase/isomerase family protein, which yields MSVKFETILLEVDDADHVATITLNRPAQLNAFNRTMCEEMARVWRLVKLDDSVHAVVLRAAGDRAFSAGLDIQTPYGQPENVWNHEDPGETLSPKWQKMWKPVVCAVQGMCTAGAFYFVNESDVVICSDDATFFDSHVSAGLVCALEPIGLMRRIGLGETLRIALMGNDERVGADTALRVGLVSEVVAPDRLWGRAHEIAATIAAKPPSATQGTVKAIWESLEKPYRAALEQGLIYTRLGNPLGAAELAARQGDVAPRRPKIR from the coding sequence ATGTCGGTGAAGTTCGAGACCATCCTGCTCGAGGTCGACGACGCCGACCACGTCGCCACCATCACGCTGAATCGGCCCGCGCAACTCAACGCCTTCAACCGCACCATGTGTGAGGAGATGGCCCGGGTCTGGCGGCTGGTCAAGCTGGACGACTCGGTGCATGCGGTGGTGCTGCGGGCCGCCGGTGACCGGGCGTTCAGCGCCGGGCTGGACATCCAAACGCCCTATGGTCAACCCGAAAACGTCTGGAATCACGAGGATCCCGGCGAGACGCTGAGCCCGAAGTGGCAAAAGATGTGGAAACCCGTCGTGTGCGCCGTCCAGGGCATGTGCACGGCGGGCGCATTCTATTTCGTCAACGAGTCCGATGTCGTCATCTGCTCGGACGACGCAACGTTTTTCGACTCACACGTGTCGGCCGGACTGGTCTGTGCGCTGGAGCCGATCGGCCTCATGCGGCGCATCGGTCTAGGGGAAACGCTGCGCATCGCACTGATGGGCAACGACGAGCGGGTGGGCGCCGACACCGCGCTGCGCGTCGGGTTGGTGTCCGAGGTGGTCGCTCCCGACCGATTGTGGGGCCGTGCCCATGAGATCGCCGCGACGATCGCCGCCAAGCCGCCGTCGGCAACGCAAGGCACCGTGAAGGCGATCTGGGAGTCGCTGGAAAAGCCGTACCGTGCGGCCCTCGAGCAGGGGCTCATCTATACCCGGTTGGGCAACCCGCTCGGCGCCGCCGAACTCGCCGCGCGGCAAGGCGACGTGGCGCCGCGCCGGCCGAAGATCCGCTGA
- a CDS encoding enoyl-CoA hydratase/isomerase family protein, which produces MTATGASDDRVLFEVDPDRRIATITLNNPSQRNSYDAAMRETVARHLDRVAEDDDVTVVLLRGAGGVFSAGADMKNAYGWYGAPGDEAGTERRPSQRRRLTVDRKSFGFYHNFMGFPKVTVGEIAGYALGGGFEMALMTDISVVARDTRIGMPATRFLGPALGSLHMFFHRLGPVLARRLLLTGDIIPAGEIEGLGIFTETCDSGSVTARARYWAEKAAKMPADGVVIAKEAFRLVEQTQVYHGEETASYLFHAFGTNLQFAPGEFNFVKTRAEHGAKEAFRLRDEHFHVSEPEA; this is translated from the coding sequence ATGACCGCCACGGGCGCTTCGGACGACCGCGTGCTCTTCGAGGTCGACCCCGACCGGCGAATCGCGACCATCACACTTAACAATCCGTCGCAACGCAACTCCTATGACGCCGCCATGCGCGAGACCGTCGCACGCCATCTGGATCGCGTGGCCGAAGATGACGACGTCACGGTGGTGCTCTTACGGGGAGCCGGCGGCGTCTTCAGCGCCGGAGCCGACATGAAGAATGCCTACGGCTGGTACGGCGCGCCCGGCGACGAGGCCGGAACCGAGCGCCGTCCCAGCCAACGTCGCCGACTCACCGTGGATCGCAAGTCTTTTGGCTTCTACCACAACTTCATGGGTTTTCCGAAGGTGACGGTCGGTGAGATCGCCGGGTATGCGCTGGGCGGCGGATTCGAAATGGCATTGATGACCGACATCTCCGTCGTCGCGCGCGACACACGAATCGGCATGCCGGCGACGCGTTTCCTGGGTCCTGCGCTCGGCAGCCTGCACATGTTCTTCCACCGGCTGGGACCGGTCCTGGCCAGGCGGTTGCTGCTGACCGGAGACATCATTCCGGCGGGCGAGATCGAGGGGCTCGGAATCTTCACCGAGACATGTGACTCCGGGTCTGTCACGGCCCGCGCGCGATACTGGGCCGAGAAGGCGGCGAAAATGCCCGCGGACGGAGTCGTCATCGCCAAAGAGGCGTTCCGGCTTGTGGAACAGACCCAGGTGTACCACGGCGAGGAGACCGCAAGCTATCTGTTCCACGCCTTCGGCACTAACCTGCAATTCGCCCCCGGCGAATTCAATTTCGTCAAGACGCGCGCCGAGCACGGCGCCAAGGAGGCATTCCGGCTGCGCGACGAGCACTTCCACGTGTCGGAGCCCGAGGCCTAG